In a genomic window of Thermosynechococcus sp. CL-1:
- the rplJ gene encoding 50S ribosomal protein L10 codes for MGRTLANKKEIVAELKERLSESQMALVIDYQGLTDAEMKDLRQRLRKCNASCKVTKNTLMELAVKESDTWQPMTQFLKGPSAFLLVKDDIGGTIKAYQEFQKATKKTTLRGGVMEGRALDEAQVKAIGDLPSKEQLMAQIAGALNAVTAKIAIGIKEVPASLARATQAIADKGAA; via the coding sequence GTGGGACGCACGCTAGCAAACAAAAAAGAAATTGTGGCGGAGCTAAAGGAACGCCTGAGCGAGTCACAAATGGCACTGGTGATTGACTACCAAGGTCTCACCGATGCTGAGATGAAGGATTTGCGGCAACGCTTGCGCAAGTGTAATGCCAGTTGCAAGGTCACTAAAAATACGCTGATGGAATTGGCGGTTAAAGAAAGTGACACTTGGCAACCCATGACCCAATTCCTCAAAGGACCTTCGGCGTTCCTCTTGGTCAAGGATGACATTGGTGGCACGATCAAGGCCTACCAAGAATTCCAAAAGGCCACGAAAAAAACCACCCTACGCGGTGGGGTCATGGAGGGACGGGCCCTTGACGAAGCGCAAGTGAAGGCCATTGGTGATCTGCCCTCGAAAGAACAACTCATGGCGCAGATTGCTGGTGCCCTCAATGCCGTCACAGCGAAGATTGCCATTGGCATCAAGGAGGTTCCCGCTTCCTTGGCGCGGGCAACACAGGCGATCGCCGACAAAGGTGCGGCATAG
- the rplA gene encoding 50S ribosomal protein L1 — protein sequence MMRKLSRRLRELYAKVEDRPYAPLEALQLLKETATAKFPESAEAHIRLGIDPKYTDQQLRTTVALPKGTGQTIRVAVIARGEKVTEASAAGADVVGSEELIDEIQKGRMDFDLLIATPDMMPQVAKVGRILGPRGLMPSPKAGTVTFDLPQAIQEFKAGKVEFRADRTGIVHVLFGKASFSAEDLLVNLKALQESIDRNRPSGAKGRYWRSVYVAATMGPSIQVDINALRELKLAEAA from the coding sequence GCTCCCCTTGAGGCCTTGCAACTGCTGAAGGAAACGGCCACAGCCAAATTTCCTGAATCGGCAGAAGCCCACATCCGCTTGGGCATTGATCCCAAATATACCGACCAACAATTGCGAACCACTGTGGCGCTCCCCAAAGGCACCGGTCAAACGATTCGCGTGGCGGTCATTGCCCGGGGTGAAAAAGTGACTGAAGCCAGTGCCGCCGGTGCCGATGTTGTGGGTTCAGAGGAACTCATTGACGAAATTCAAAAGGGGCGGATGGACTTTGATCTCCTCATTGCCACCCCCGATATGATGCCCCAAGTAGCCAAAGTGGGTCGGATTTTGGGTCCGCGGGGGCTAATGCCGTCGCCCAAAGCCGGTACAGTGACCTTTGACTTGCCCCAAGCCATTCAGGAGTTCAAAGCGGGGAAAGTGGAATTCCGCGCCGATCGCACCGGGATTGTCCATGTGCTCTTTGGCAAAGCTAGCTTCAGCGCCGAAGACTTGCTCGTCAACCTCAAGGCACTACAAGAGAGTATTGACCGCAACCGCCCGAGTGGTGCCAAGGGTCGCTACTGGCGCAGTGTCTATGTGGCCGCAACGATGGGGCCGAGCATTCAAGTGGACATCAACGCCCTGCGGGAGCTAAAACTGGCCGAAGCCGCCTAA